CTAcgcctttgtgtgtgtgtgtgtgttttcgcGCCTCACCAGCAATACCTGTGACAAACGCCAACGCAAcactcgcccctccccctccgccgtgTGTatgcggggaggggggtgggtgaAGGAAAGaaggccgctgcgcacgcgtgcgtctctccaCCTCGTGTCCTTGGCGGCCCGCccctgtctctccctccatctccctctccccatctGTCCaatggcggtggtgagccTCTACCTACCTTCGGCCTGCTCGTCCTCTGAGCATCCCCTCCTCACTCATAGCgcgccttccctccccctactctctctcttcctacCCACATATGCACACATACCTATATATTTGTGTGTACGTATATGCGTGTCCACACCAATCGCAGCAGACGACGCACAACGACTACCGAACGGAAAATGGTGAATAGACGCATCGCCAAGGGCCACCGGCTGGCGCGCAAGAAGAAGCTGAAAACAGCAAAGAAGTCCTCGGCAGATGGGCCTGCCGCTCGCGCGGGTGCCGGCAAGACAGCGGGGAAGCCAAGGACGGCTGCCACGCGAGTGCGTGTTGTGAATGGTGTCAgcaagaagcagcagcattgCTTTGGCGAGATCGCGTCGCTGAAGAAGCAGAAGAGTAAGCTTCTgaagcagcaggcagcggAGCGGATGGTGCTCAAGGAGCACTTGCGGGACCTCGAGGCCCGCAAAGAGCGCACTCGCCGCGGCGAGACTGCCAAGGCGGAGCGCCGAGAGCTTGCCAAGTACATACGCCAGCTCaagcaagagcagcaggtCAAGCACGCCTCTGAGCTTTCGAGCCTGGAGGTGGAACTGAAGCGGCTGATCGGCGAGCGCGACAACGTGCgtgcggcacgcgcggcagcaggcaTGAACAAGGACGACGCCGACTGGGAAGACGTTGGCGACGCagatgacgacgacgtcaACGAAGATGAGCTACAGCGCATGTTCGCGCATCTTACAATGTaggctctccctctccccttcccctctgcCGTCTGCACGCCCTGCTGATTCGTGTCGCGTTTTCATTagtggctgtgtgtgtgtgtgtgtgtgtgtgtgtgtgtgtactggACTGTGCTGGTCTGGAAGAGCTTGGAAACCGagtggggaaggggcggcAATGTGGGCGGCGCGTTCTCGTTTCCGTTCTCCAAACAGCCGCTGTTGCACGTGTATCGGTTATGGGTCGGTGCTCCcccagcgctgctgtgcctgcCCCtgtccccctcctcaccaccacaGTCCTTCCTTCGATTGCCCCACGACCGCATTTTTGTGCTGTGTGCCCTACATCGAGTAAGCGATAATGCCCCCACCCTCACCCCCATCCTCATCCGTTCCCTGtctctccgtcttctcctcTTATAAACCAGGAGTAACGTTAGGGTGAGGTTGAGGCAGGGAAGCAGGCGAGAGAGTTCAAGGGAGGTGCGGAGCACAACAAAGGCATCGAATCGAAAACAAgtcgcatgtgcgtgtgtatgtgtgtgtgtccgtcaCGGGTGCAACGAGGCGTAGACTGGCGAATGGTCAGAAAAGGGCGGCAGAGAAGCTTAGGCAACAGAGAAGGCCGATGCTGTTGCTTTTCGTTCACGGCTTTGTTTTGAGACTGCCTCCCTCAGCCGTGGGGCTTCACGAGCGCCGTGCCTCTTACACGCCTTTTCCCTCTCATGATACCTGGCACGCGTGTACGTCTCTATCGATATATGTACCCTCCttctcgcctccctctctctttggtTTCTCTTCCCATACCCGCTGAacggtgctggcggtgcctcctgtgtgtgcgtgtctgtctgtgtgcaaGTGTTCGCCTTTGTTTTCCCAAGCCGTCTACCGCGCAGCACAAACCGTTTCTACCCCTTTAGCGAGCGAGTGACTCATTGGTCCCGACCCTGgagcacaaacacacacacacacacacacgaaccGTTCGTCGCGTGACGCACTGCGCCCGTCTGTGCCTCCCCATCCCACTCCCACCCCCAAACATTTCTCGCTCGAGCACCAGGCATCTCGTCCGCTTTCGTTTTTCGCTTGGGTTTCCTTTTGACCCCCTCCTTACTGTCCCACGCATTGCAGTGccttcgtgtgtgcgtgtgcgtgtttggaCGGTGTTGCCCCAGTCCCCACCTCCATCGCCTGCCAGCACCCAACACGGCAACCTTCCAGCAGCAGGtctcgagctgctgctgcctctcctcATTTGTCTGCCTCTACTCTAGTGTTGCTTACTTTCTTCCTCAATattctctcctccctccttcccattatccctccatccctcccccctcctctccgccatTGATCTACTTGGCATCATCTTCTGCAAAACCCACTCGCACCTCCTGGCCGGCACTCTACCCCTTGACCCCGCTatcctcctctctcgtgtcACCTGCACAGCCGCAGTGCCTCGCTCGTGCTGTTACGGAGGCGAAGCAATGGAAAACGACATGAAGTctctcagcgccgccgctcaggCGTGCGTAAAGAAGATGCGCGACGCCAAGGTGAACGAGGCGTGCATCCGCACCTTCATCGCACAGCACGTCATGGTCAGTAAAGGCGAGACGGGGTCCATTCCCGACTCCgccatcatgccggtcgaCTCCCTCGATGCCCTGGACAGCCTCACCATTGAGTGCGACAACGCTGTCCTGCAGAGCACCGTTGTGCTGAAGCTGAACGGCGGCCTCGGCACCGGCATGGGGCTGCACGACGCCAAGACGCTGCTCGAGGTCAAGGATGGCAAGACGTTTCTTGACTTTACAGCGCTTCAGGTACAGTACCTTCGCCAGCACTGCAGCGAGCATCTGCGCTTTATGTTGATGGACAGCTTCAACACCTCCGCTAGCACCAAGAGCTTTCTGAAGGCGCGCTACCCGTGGCTGTACCAGGTCTTTGACTCTGAGGTAGAGCTGATGCAGAACCAGGTGCCCAAAATACTGCAGGACACGCTCGAGCCCGCGGCCTGGGCCGAGGACCCGGGGTGCGAGTGGGCGCCGCCGGGGCACGGTGACATCTACACCGCTTTGTATGGCTCCGGCAAGCTACAGGAACTCGTCAAGCAGGGCTACCGCTACATGTTCGTCAGCAACGGCGACAACCTCGGCGCCACCATCGACAAGCGCGTGCTGGCGTAcatggagagggagaagatcGACTTTCTGATGGAGGTGTGCCGCCGAACGGAGAGCGACAAGAAAGGCGGTCACCTGGCTCGGCAGACGGTGTATGTGGAGGGCAAGGACGGTCAACCAGACGCCGAGAAgagggggctgctgctgcgggaaTCGGCCCAGTGCCCCAAGGCGGACATGGAAAGCTTCCAGGACATCAACAAATACTCCTTCTTCAACACGAACAACCTATGGATCAGGCtcccggtgctgctggagatgATGAAGGAGCACGgcggcacgctgccgctgccggtcaTCCGCAACGAGAAGACGGTCGATCCATCTAAATCAGCATCACCCAAGGTGTACCAGCTGGAAACTGCCATGGGCGCCGCGATCGCCATGTTCGAAAGCGCATCGGCCATTGTCGTgccacgcagccgcttcgcGCCAGTGAAGACGTGCGCCGATCTGCTCGCTCTGCGCTCCGACGCCTACGTCGTGACGGACGACTTCCGCCTCGTCCTGGACGACCGCTGCCACGGCCACCCGCCCGTCGTCGACCTCGACAGCGCGCACTACAAGATGATGAGCGGCTTTGAGAAGCTTGTGCAACACGGCGTGCCATCGCTGGTCGAGTGCAAGAGCGTGACAGTGAAGGGGCTGGTTCAGTTCGGCGCTGGCAACGTTCTCGCAGGCACGGTCAAGATTGAGAACGCGGACAGCGCCTCGGCGTTCGTGATCCCCGATGGCGCCAAGCTAAACGACACAacggcgtcaccgccgcagtCGACAGACAAGTAGGGGTCACGAGCAGCTGAGCAAAATGACGAGGAACAGATGTAGCATCGCACTGAGCACGGCCGACAAAACCGGTCGTGCAGGGCGGGGAAgagtgcagcaccgctgatGCCCGGCGGCAAGTGCACTCATATATATGTCTGTGTATAGTTATATGCTTGCATGTGCGGGGGTTTACTGTTGACTCCCCCTCCCTGAAGAGCCACTAACATCACAGCAGCTCCTTTGTCGTGAGgtgaagcggcggcggaggtcgATGCCTGCCTAcactccctccccacctACGATACCCTACCCCctccagcacacacacaccaacgtCTTTAACGTGTTGCTACGCAGAaatacgtgtgcgtgcgtgtgtgccatTCCCTGCCTTATCCCATTCCCTTCTTCATCTTCTACTGGCATGTGCTCAACAATCTCGCGCGCCCCTCCGCGGATGAGGCTAGTACGAAAGAGGGGCGTCAGCATTGCTGTGGTGTTGGCAATCGCCCCCCCCACGCTGACCTCTCCCTCATTGCCCCACTTGCATGCATCCACTCACGCCACCTCCTCATACACGCATACGTCATCCTAACAAAAGAAGGAgtgcgagagaaagagagagtgCCAGCAGAGTGAGGCGCAACGGCCAGCGGCAGAGAGCGCATACGCGAACATCGCTGCACAACGGAACCGCTCGAGAGCAAGGGAAGCAGACGCGCACCCGCTACACAGAGAGTTTTTTAAGAGGAATCAACCTCCATCACATCAGAGATCGGCTGACGCGCATCCGCTGCAGACGAGTAAGTTTGCAAGTCGGGGTACAAGAGGGCTTGCGAAGGACAacgtttgtgtgcgcgtgtgtgtgctctgtCGTATCTAATCGAGACGGCCAT
The window above is part of the Leishmania donovani BPK282A1 complete genome, chromosome 18 genome. Proteins encoded here:
- a CDS encoding UDP-glucose pyrophosphorylase, which codes for MENDMKSLSAAAQACVKKMRDAKVNEACIRTFIAQHVMVSKGETGSIPDSAIMPVDSLDALDSLTIECDNAVLQSTVVLKLNGGLGTGMGLHDAKTLLEVKDGKTFLDFTALQVQYLRQHCSEHLRFMLMDSFNTSASTKSFLKARYPWLYQVFDSEVELMQNQVPKILQDTLEPAAWAEDPGCEWAPPGHGDIYTALYGSGKLQELVKQGYRYMFVSNGDNLGATIDKRVLAYMEREKIDFLMEVCRRTESDKKGGHLARQTVYVEGKDGQPDAEKRGLLLRESAQCPKADMESFQDINKYSFFNTNNLWIRLPVLLEMMKEHGGTLPLPVIRNEKTVDPSKSASPKVYQLETAMGAAIAMFESASAIVVPRSRFAPVKTCADLLALRSDAYVVTDDFRLVLDDRCHGHPPVVDLDSAHYKMMSGFEKLVQHGVPSLVECKSVTVKGLVQFGAGNVLAGTVKIENADSASAFVIPDGAKLNDTTASPPQSTDK